The window TGCCGAGCGCGGGTTGGAGGGGGCCGCAGACGATCCGACTGGGGCCAAATGGGCTTCATCGATCTGCCCTAGAGGCCCGTTAGGCGAACCCTTGTCGTCGATAGCTGAAGGATGCGTCAGGATCCCGTCGCCGACGTTGAAGGTATCCCGGATCTTGCCAAAGCACTCGATTGGCGCGTCAACATGCTCGGCTTGATGAGTGCGTGCCACATGGTGAAGTCTTGATCTGTATGTGTGCCTTGCGATTTGAGCGCAGCGCTGGGTGAGTTGTGCGTTGCGGCGCTCGGCAGCGAGAAGGGGTTTCCATTGACGTCGAAGTTGTAATTCGCGCAGAAAACTGTCTGGCGGAAGGGCATAACGAGAAACTTGCGCAGCTCGAATTAGCGCGAGAGGACGTAAACGACGCAGCGTCTGGCGCCCTGGAAGCTGTGCAGGGCAGGGGCACTTGTCAGCACGGGAACTCCATAGGCTGGAATGTTGCCGAAAATCGATTTTCGCGGCTTCGGCGATTGAAAGGATAACGGCCAGCACCTCCCGACAGCGCCAATCAAATGCTGCAGGGTGAATGGAGGGCTCATATGGCCAACAAGCCCATCGATCAGGGTAGCCAACCATTAAGCGATCAGGCCGTTGCTTAAAAGACTCGCAAACAATGAGGGTTGGCACGGTACTACTTGTCTATCATCGGACGTAGCTCGTTATCGAGCGTGTCGACATCGGGGAGCTCTGCGAGCGCTGCAGCAAACGCAAGAAGTGTTCCGAGAGCCGCCAGTACAAGGGCGGACGCAACTATTGCAGCTGCCAGGTCTTGAGAAGGTCTCATGTCATTCGCTGTTTAGGGAAACGATGCGTTCGCGCCGGTCAGTTCTGCTCGACGGCTTCAACACACCCGTCGCGTAGCGATAGACCAGAAGGGCGGGAGCCGCGTTGTTGCCATCGAACCGGAGCGGCCCGATCAGGTTATCGGTCGCCCCTGAACGAAGTGCCACGACAACTCGCGAGGCGTTGAAGGAACCGGCCCGCCCCACCGCCTGTCCGCTTCGGCGTGGACTTCGGAGCCTGGGATCGACGAGAGGGAACAAAAGTGGCCGACGACTGACTGGACTCGGTCCATTGTGAGCCTATTGGCAACTGCGGCCGCTTGCTTCGGATCGCTGGCGTCGTCTGCGACGCTCAACATCACTTTGGTATCTGGTATTGGGCCCGAGGCGTTCAATGCCTCGACGGAGGCCACCGCACCATCGCGCATTGGCGCGCAAAAACGCAGCGCTGTTCCCGCTCATCGGGCCAGCCACGGCAATATTGACGTCGGAAGCTTGCGCAGTCGAGGCGATGGCGCAGAAGACGAGCGCTGCTCTTGCAGCCGAAGCGTAGCGCCCATTTAGCATTGTAGAACTCCCAATCTCAAATGAAGTGAACGGCCAGCGCCGCGGTCAGCCAGCTGCAGCTCGATGCGGTTGCTTCCGGCAAGCGAATCCATGCGCGGCAGTTCGCCAGACCTCAATCTCGCTAGAGCCTACAATTTGACGTTACGTGCGGTTCAAGCCCCATTCGGGGTTCATGCCGCCAGTTGCAGCAAGTGGCCGTGCGTTAGGCGGGCGGATCGCCAAAGACGCGCTACGCAGACAGGCCCAGTGAGGCCGCAGAACGGCAGGCACGAATCAGAACCAGCAGATCAACCGGCGCTTTAACGCGCTTTGATGTTGACCGGGCCGTCCGACAATCCGCCCGTTGGCGCCGCAATCAGTACGGCTGATCTTCCAATCCAGCAAGGGCGAGATCGAGATACTGCATGAGGTGGGGATCCCAACCGGCCAGAGTGCGAGGTGCGCTTAACCGTGCAAGCACCTTCAGGATCGTCGAAACGCGCGAATCGGCGCCGGCTATTTCGCCGATCAGCGAGCGTGCTGCGATCGCGACGGCCTTTGCCCGCTCGCCGCAGGGATGCTCAGCCCTATCCATGCATTCGCGCAGCTCATCGCGGATCCGCCGCCACCGCTCCTCGTGATCTGCAGCCAACTTGCAAGTGCATCGGGAGGGCTGCCTACGCGTCTCGACCCGCGACATGGCATCCAAGGTGGCGGGTAGCTCATCAACACTTACCTGGATTTCACTGTCCGTCGTCATGTTGCGTAAGCGATCTCGCAACAGGGTTGCACGAGCGACTTGAAGCTCTATCTGCTCCAAATGCTTGCGCATGAGGTCCGTAAGTGAAGTCGTACGCTCCATAGCCTTACCGATCTCGAAAAGGGAGAAACCAAGCTCACGCAGCGCTCGAATCTGATGAACCCGTTGAACGCTTTCGCGGTCGTACATCCTGTGGCCGCCGTCGGTGCGTTCGGAGGCAGCTAAGAGCCCCGTGTGTTCATAGTGATGCAGCGTGCGTACCGTCACTCCGGTCGCCTCTGCAAGTTCGCCAATGCGCCATCGACGCCTTCGTGGTGTAGCTTTGCTCATGTTGTTCAATTTCAAAGCCTACAACCTGACGTCACGTATGATTCAAGCTATTTCAAAGCTCTAGCTGGATCGTCTTCCATTCCAGCGCAAGAGATGGTGACTATCCTTAGAATGGCGGGCAATCAACCCTGAGGGGAAATGGTAACCAGTAAGTTCATCAGGTATGCCAGTCGAGCCTCGCTCGCTGCTGTCCGCTCCAAAATGAGTTTTGCGATCGCCGTTCGATTATCGGGAGTTCGCATCGATGGCGGCGACGCGGTGATTGCACTATCAAAAAGACTTCCCAAGCCGGAAAGTTCTTCCGGATCAAATACGCCGCTGTATTGCTCCAACGCTCAGCTCCTGTTTGTCATCGCGCTAGGGTCGCGCACGTCGTCGAGACGTTTGGCCGCGGTAGGGCCAAAAGAAGTCGGACCGGCGGCGCGGAGCGACGAAGATGCGATGCGCTTGAAGGTGATGCGATACGGCAACACGGCTGCGCGATGCTGCGTCGAAATTGCGGGGATGTACCTCATCTGCACAATCGATCAGCACAGCGCTCACTGTGGGTGATGATGTGACGCCGGCTAATCCGAATCGAGCTCTTGCCTGGGAGCTACTGATTCTGAGAGTGGACGGCGCGTGGTCCGAAGCTGATTCCAAGTTGTGCATCGAGCCTGGTGCGCCAAAGAGAGAGGCCGGGTGCAGCGTAAGACCCCAGCTGGAGCGGCGGCGGGCGCGTCGTGCTTCGTCTTTGAGGGTTAAGTTGCAAACAACGCAATCGACCGCATTGCGTCGCAGTTCGCGCGCCGGTCGGATGATTGAATGCGAGCGGCACAGCGGCTGATAGCCATCGGCCGAAACTGACCGAAGTTTATCTGCCAATAACCGGTGTCATTGGAACAAGCGTGAATTGGCCGCGTCGAGACATGCGTTCGGATAGAGGTTACGCACTGCGGACGTCCTTACGACAACGGCGAGCTAGACTCTGCGAAGTCTGCGCCAGTGTCCGCTTGGTCCGAAGCGTTGATGATGAAGCGCTCTTCACGTGTAGATGCCATGCGGGCCGCCTCCTGCAGCAGTATTTCTCGCATCCAGACGCTTTCCGGATCGCTGTTGTGACGGACAGTCCATTGGACCGCCTCGGTAAATGTGGGGAATGGCTGCGGGAGTTCGGCAATCCGAAGGGGTATCAATCTTTGGAAATGCTTAACGAGCCTTGATGGCATGGTCCCTATGCGAGTCGTGCCTGCCAGCAGGGGCGGAATCATGCTGAAGCTCTGCACGAGAATGTCGATGCGCCGGTTGAGGCCAAGGTCGAGTAAAAAGTATTCCTCGGTGGGGGTCTTGCGCGCACCTCCGAGTTTCACCGCAACGTGCCCCATGGACATATATCGATCAAATGTTAGCCGTCGGAGCAACTGGCTGTTCGCGCCGCAGCCTACGCAAACGAGTCTCTCCTCAAACAGGCTCATCTTAGGATGCGCTCACGACATGAATAGTTCCGGCAAGATGATGAAATCGGCCTCACCGCGCCGGAGAATCTCATCGTGATCATCAGCAAGCGCCGCCAGTTCGAAGCTGACGGCGGGAGCTTCTCGCGCAACGCGCTCTACGACGTTTCGGAAGAATGCGACTGTTATGAAATCGGAAAGGCCGATCCTGAATCGGCGCTTTGATTGAGCGGGATCGAACACGTTCCGAGCGATAATGGAGAGCTGAATGTGCGTCAGCGCCTCGCGAACGGGAGCTGCCAGCGCTTCGGCGCGTGAGGTCGGGACAAGTTCCCGGCCTCTCATTGCAAACAGATCATCGTGGAAATAGGAGCGCAGCCGGGCAATGGCCGCGCTCATGGCTGGCTGACTAAGGTTGATCCTGCGTGCTGCTGCAGTGAGGTTGCGCTCAGTCATCAGAGCGTCAAGCGCGACGAGAAGATTTAGATCCAAGCCCTTGAAGCGCATATCGTCTTATCCTGCGCGAGTGTCGTTGCGGTACATTAGAGTAGCGAAAGCGGCTCTGAAGCGCTCTCATCGGATCGCCTGAAACGAATCCGTTCCCATCCTGCGATCGCGAAAGAAGCTCGCGGAAGCCATCGTAAGAAGGGCGCGGAGGGCGGTCGGCGAACGACCGGCGACTGGAGTGTATCGGGAGCCGCGGAGCTGATCGATTTCGACACTCCGGCAACCCCGCAACACGACCTGGTCAATTTACGGCTGGCGCTGGCCCTGGTGCTATGGCCAGAGCCGTAAGTTCGCCGATGCCCCTGTCGATGGCCGCGCAACGCGTCCCAGCAGCGTGCCTACAACCTGACGCGGCGTGGGGTTCAAGACATTGATTGGACGAATCAAACATTATTGAGAAGTTGCCGCGATGGTGAGCGCTGTGCTTTCACGCAAGCTCACCGAGTCACATTTTGCGGCATCTACGGTCAGCGCCTGCCAGGCGTTTGCGACTGACCGACGGCTGAGTGGCCTCTTAAGGAGGGCGCCGCCCGACACGGCGAAATGAGAAAGCGGCCGAATACGACCAAAGGCCGAACACGGTATTTGCAGCGTGCGGAGAGCGGCTCGTGGCCCCGACCTAGCAGCGCCTGCGAGCTGGGCTCTTCTGATTCGCAGACGTCATGTGGGATCCCTCCTCCAACAGTATCCGCCGCATCCAAATGCTTGCCGGGTCCGTGTTGTGGAAGGCTGGCCACTGAACGGCCTCGGTGAACTGGGGCAGCGGCAGCGGTGGCTCGACGATCCGCAGAGGCGTCCGCTTTTCGAAGTGTCTGGCGAGCCGTAAGGGCATTGTCCCTATGCGGCTCGTGTCGAACAGTATAGGCGGAATGAGGCTGAAGCCCTGCACAACGACCTCAATGCGTCTCTTAAGGCCGTGCTCAAGCAAAAACCATTCCTCGAGGTTGGGCCTTAGCGCCCGCCCGAACTTGGCCGCAACATGTCCCATCGAATTGTATTTATCAAACGTAAGCTGCCCTGACAGCTGCCTGTTCGAGCGGCATCCCACGCATACGAGAGTCTCTTCAAATAACGTCGCCTTCGGATGCGCGCTCGACATGAACAATTCCGGCAGAATGAGAAAATCGACCTCGCCGCGGCGGAGTAGCTCATCGGGCTCATCGGAATATGGTAGCAATTCGAAGCGTACTGCCGGAGCTTCCTGTGCGATACGATCCACAATCCGCCGAAAAAAGACGATTGTCATGAAGTCGGAGAGAATGATCCTGAACCGTCGGTTCGACTGACTTGGGTCAAACGCGTCCCTTGAGATGATCGAGAGTTGAATATGCAGCAGGGCCTCGCGGACAGGGCTCGCAAGCGCCTCCGCGCCGGGCGTTGGGACGAGCTCGCGACCTCTCATCGTGAACAATTCATCGCGAAAATAGATGCGCAGCCGCGCGATCGCAGCACTCATCGCGGGCTGGCTCAGATTGATTTTCCGTGCCGCCGCAGTGAGGTTTCGCTCGGTCATCAGAGCATCGAGCGCAACCAGAAGGTTTAGATCAAGTCCCTTGAACCGCATGTTGTGAGTCTATCCATCGTGTTGATGAGTTCTATCGAAACAACGGAATGTTGGATAGCAAACATCAGTTTGGAAACTGATTAGGCGTACCACGATGGCTGCTTGCCATTACGCGAGTTCCGAAACGGACTGCTAGGGTGTGCGGGCACCTGCCGAATCCGTTTAGGGGCGGGTGTCGGCGCGCTATCCGAGCAACGTCTGTTCTTCTCGGTGCGACGAGCGGCCTGACACGGCGCTCGCTCGTACTGCCGATAAACGTTCGTATGTGTCTTCCATCCCTTTCCATATTTGTGGTTTACCCGCGTACACTAGAGATGGCTTACGCCTCACCCTAGTGTCGGAACCGAGAGGCAGGCGCACATTGCGGATGCCAAACGTCACCCGCGACCAGCCAAATAGTTGCTTGTCCATCACATTCAGAGCGTGTCGAAGATGCATATGACCCAAGTTGATCTGGGGCCGATCGGGAGCGCTTGCGGTGAGATCTCGTTCATCGATGGGGCGCCATCAGACCGCACAGCATCGATAGCAATCCTGGACCGGACCGAACCTCTTGATAATGCGGGTAGGTGCCGGACAATCCACGCGCCACGTCGGCATGTCTGGCAGATCTCGGACATGACATTGACTGGGATGACCAGCGCCGACTGCACGATCGCCTCTTCTCTGGCCAAGGCGCCACTCCAAGGGGGCCGTTCTGCCGCGCCGCTGGCGAACTGAGCCGGGCGCCGGCGCCCCACGTCAGTGCATTCGAGTATTGATCAGCGATTCAGCCGATAGCGAGTTGTTCACGTGACCACCTCCGCTCTTAACGTCACTGGTGCAGGGAAGCCCGTCATGAATATTCCCGGATCTCGGTCGGCGGAAAGTCGTTCCGCGCGCCCTCAAGTGCAGTGGAGCCTGCATTGGGAAAGCGAGCTGCGGCTGGGCGACCATACCGAGCTCGCTGAGTTTTTCCGCGAAAGCTATGGGCCGACCGGTGCTTTTAATGCGCAGCCATTTGAGGGGAGTCGAAGTTGGGCCGGTGCAAGGCCGGAGGTCCGCGTAATTGGTTACGACGCGCACGGCGTAGCTGCTCACATCGGCGCCCTACGCCGCTTCATCAAGATTGACGGGGGCGATCTACTCGTGGCCGAACTGGGACTATATGCGGTGCGTCCGGATCTCGAGGGGCTTGGAATCAGCCACTCAATGCGCGTGATGTATCCTGCGCTGCAGGAGCTCGGGGTTCCGTTCGGCTTTGGTACGGTTCGGCCCGCGCTTGAGAAGCACCTTACCAGACTGATTGGAAGGCAGGGGCTGGCAACCCTCATGTCCGGCATTCGCGTCCGGTCCACCCACGCAGATGTGTATCCCAATTTGCCGCCGGTCCGGATCGAGGACGTTCTCGTGGTGGTGTTCCCGCTCGGACGCCCGATCAGCGAGTGGCCGGCCGGGACGATCATCGACCGGAACGGGCCTGAGCTGTGAAAGGGCTCGTCCCCCTGTCTGCGGTGCGTCGCGACTACGCCGACGTCAGCGCAAGTCGCTGTGTCTATTTGACCTTTGATGATGGGCCAAATCCATTTTGCACGCCCGACGTGCTCGATGTGCTGACGCAACATCGGGTGCCGGCGACGTTCTTCGTTATCGGCACGTACGTGACCGATCAGCCTGAACTCATTCGACGAATGATTGCGCAAGGACACGAGGTTGCAAACCACACGATGACGCATCCGGATCTCTCCAGATGTGAACCAGCGGTGGTTCACGATGAAGTGCTAACGACGAGCAAGGCGATCCGTTCGGCATGCCCGCAGGCTTCGCCCAGGCACATGCGAGCACCCTACGGCTTATGGACCCAAGCGGTGCTCGCTACGACAGCGAGCGCTGGCCTCACAGCTCTGCACTGGTCGGTCGATCCGAGAGATTGGTCGCGCCCAGGCGTCGATAGGATTGTGAATTCAGTGCTGGCGGCCGTTCGTCCAGGCGCAATTGTACTTCTGCACGACGGGTATCCTCCTGGTGAGGAAAGACTCTGCAGCGATGCCACTCTGCGTGATCAGACGGTGATGGCGCTGTCACATCTGATACCGGTTCTGCAACAGCGCGGGTTTGCAATCCGTCCGCTTCCTCAACTTCACTAAACAAAACTGGCCCCAAAATGGACCTGCTCGCTACAACCAGCGCTGTCGCCGTTTCGTCTTATGCGCTGCTCTCAACTGTCTACAAGAGCGCGCAAGCGCTCTATGCTCAGCCGGCGAATACCTCGTCGCTGCAGACCGATCTGGGCCAATCCGAGGTAGCTCTGCCCAGCGTGGACGTCATCGTGCCTTGCTTCAACGAGGACCCGAACACGCTCTCCAAATGTCTCGAGTCGATTGCAGGTCAAGACTACGGTGGAAGACTGCAAGTCTATGTGGTCGACGACGGATCTGCAAATCGCGATGTCGTGGGGCCTGTACACGACCTCTATGCGAACGATCCGAGATTCAGCATCATCCTGCTGGCCAAGAACGTTGGAAAGCGCAAGGCGCAGATCGCCGCTATACGTAGCTCGTCCGGGAACCTGGTGCTCAACGTCGACTCGGATACGATACTAGCCGCTGACGTGGTCAAGAAGCTTGCATTGAAGATGCAGGAGCCGGAAGTCGGCGCCGCCATGGGCCAGTTGATAGCGAGCAACCGCAGCCAAACCTGGCTAACCAAGCTAATCGATATGGAATACTGGCTAGCGTGCAACGAAGAGCGCGCGGCACAGGCTCGCTTCGGTGCAGTCATGTGCTGCTGCGGCCCCTGCGCGATGTATCGTCGCTCCGCCCTCGCTTTGCTGCTTGATCAATACGAAACGCAATTCTTTCGCGGAAAGCCGAGCGATTTTGGCGAGGATCGCCACCTAACTATCCTCATGCTCAAAGCGGGATTTCGAACCGAGTATGTCCCGGATGCCATCGCGGCAACAGTCGTACCCGACAGCCTTGGGCCGTATCTGCGTCAGCAACTCCGTTGGGCACGGAGTACCTTTCGGGACACGTTTCTTGCATTGCGCCTGCTGCCCGAACTCGATGGCTATCTCACGCTAGACGTTGTCGGACAAAATCTCGGCCCTTTACTCCTCGTATTGTCATCACTGGCTGCGCTTGCACAGCTCGCAATCGGCGGTTCGGTGCCCTGGTGGACGGGATTGACAATTGCTGCAATGACAATAATCCGGTGCAGTGTCGCGGCGTTTCGTGCCCGCGAATTGCGCTTTATCGGCTTCTCGCTCCATACGCCCATCAATATATTTATCCTGCTTCCTTTGAAGGCTTATGCGCTTTGTACATTGAGCAATAGCGATTGGTTGTCGCGTAAGCTCGTCAATGTGCCGAGCGCAGGGGACAAGAAGGCCACTATCCCGGCTACTAACACCGGATCGAGCGCTGCAGCTACTGCAGAAATTGTTGAAGCAATTCGCAAGCGGAGGTCGCGCGGTTCCTCGGGCGAGCCGGCGACTGACAATATGTGCGGTGGCGATTGATCGAGCCAATAACAACAGGTTAATCGACCCATGAGACTGGACAAGAACTATCATCTGTTCGAGCGTGATCTTGCTGTTGGTGATCAGTGGCGCCTCGACAGTAACCCGTTGGAACAGGAGCGTTACGCGCAAATGTTTCGGATGTCGCGTTCCAATGGGGATGTTACGCGTGCCCTTGAAGTCGGAGGTGCAGCCTTCGCATTCACGGAAATGCTGGGACCCCACTGCCAGCGAATTACCGTGCAGGATGTCATGCCGCAGGATTAAGCGCGCACGGCAAAGAACGGAGAGGCGGTCATGGTGAGCATGCTTGCGCCAAATGGCGCTCTGGTCTTCGGATTCGCGCGTGATGCTTGTCGACGCTGGGGCCATGCTGCTGAGACGGCGATTGCTCTCTTGAATGAGAGTTTATCCGAATCGAGCGTCAGCACTGCCAGACTGGTTCGGTCGACCAAGATTGCCTGCTCGTTCTGTTCCGGAAGTCGAATAGCTCGTCGAAACAATCAAATTGCGGTCGTTGGGCCGAGGGGCGTATGCGCATCTGCGGCATCAAGTTGACACATGACGGGGCAATTGCTGTCGTCGAGGATAGGCGGCTTGTCTTTTGCACCGAGCAAGAGAAGCGCGGCAATAATCCTCGCTATCAATCCATCGATAATCTCGATGCAGTTGTACTTGCATTGGCGGAGCATGGCCTGGATCCGCGTGATATTGATCAGTTCGTCATCGACGGCGGGGATGGCGAGCGCGAGTCGCAATTCCTGGTCCTCAGTGGGGCCGTGCCGATCGCGCTGAAAGGGGCGCCATATGTCGAGCGCCGTGCTGAGGGCCTTCTTGATTGTGTCGACGGTTTTGGCTTGATCCTTGCCAGCAAGGTGTTTCCCTACAAGAGTTACCCGCACGTCACCGGCCACGTTGCCTCAGCATATAGCACCAGCCCCTTTGCCGTCTCGGGTAGACCCGCGTTCTGTCTGGTATGGGACGGCTGGATCTCTCCACGTCTTTACTATGTTGAACCACAGGGGGGGCGGCTCGTTGGATGCCTGTTTCCGATGATTGGCCACGCCTATGCTGTCGCCGGCCTTCACTTCGGGCCTTACAGGCGGCCGAATCGCACCAATTCGGACTTGGGCATCGCCGGCAAATTGATGGCCTACGTCGCGCTTGGTTCTGCCAACGAAAGCATTGTGGCGGTGTTTCAGGAGCTCTACGACAGGCGCTTCGCGGCGGACACGCAGCAGGCTCGTCGCTATCGCGCGGACATCAACAATGCCGAAGCGTCACTCGCAGCTATGCACGACTTTTTCGAGGCGAGCAGACTGCGCCTCATGGCCGAGCGAGCGGAGGACGTCCTTGCGTCGTTTCATGTGTTCCTGGAACGTCTCCTTATCCGGGAAATCGCAATGGTGTTGCTGCGGCATTCGTCGCTTCCGGGAGCGCGGAATCTATGTATAGCCGGCGGCTGCGGTCTTAACATCAAGTGGAATAGTGCGCTTCGCGCGACGGGACTGTTCGATGACGTCTGGGTGCCGCCATTTCCGAATGACAGCGGCTCGGCAATCGGTGCAGCTTGCAGTGCGCTGGCGGCGCAAGATGGGTTCGTGCCACTGGAATGGTCAGTCTACAGTGGTCCTGCCCTGCAAGCCAGCGAGGTTCCGCCAGAATGGGAGGCCGCGCCGTGCAGTCTGCGCGATCTTGCGGCCATTCTCGCCGACAACGAGCCGGTGATCTTCCTTTCCGGGTGCGCGGAGCTTGGGCCGCGGGCGTTGGGCGGCAGAAGCATTCTTGCGGCCGCGACCTCGCCGGCAATGAAGGATCGTCTCAACGACATCAAGCGCCGCGAATACTTCCGACCGGTGGCGCCGATTTGCCTAGAGGATCGGGCGCCAGAGATATTCAACCCTGGTACGCCGGATCCGTACATGCTGTTCGATCACCAGACTAGGGCGGAATGGCGCGACAAGGTCGCCGCCGTCGTCCATTTGGACGGCTCTGCGCGACTGCAGACAATCTCCCGCAACTCTTCACACAAGATTGCCGAGCTCCTCGTCGAATTTGAGAAACTCACCGGCATTCCGCTGCTCTGCAATACGAGCGCCAATGTTCACGGCCGTGGCGTCTTCCCGGATGTTGCCGCGGCTTGCCAATGGGGACGCGTTGAACATGTGTGGTGTGACGGCCTGCTCTGGACCAAGACGGTCGTAGAGACGCCATCGTCGGCTCAACGACTTCTGCCAACCTAAGGTGAACATGTCCACCGTAGCCATCGACATTGCCGGCGTAAAAAAGTCCTTTGGCGGCAAGATCATCGTCAATGAACTGTCGTTCTCGGTTGCACGCGGAGAGTGCTTTGGCCTGCTCGGGCCTAATGGAGCTGGCAAGAGCACCATTGCGCGTATGCTTCTCGGCATGATTGCGCCGGATGAAGGCAAGGTTACCGTCCTTGATGAGCCCGTGCCTGCACGCGCTCGAGTGGCACGTGTGCGCATCGGCGTGGTGCCGCAGTTCGACAACCTTGAACTCGGGTTTACCGTACGAGAAAACCTGGTGGTATTTGGCAGATACTTCGGCATGAGCGCTCGAAAGATCGAGGCGCTCCTGCCGTCGTTGCTAGAGTTTGCGCGGCTCGAAAGCAAGGTGGATGTGCGCGTCGCCGAGCTGTCAGGTGGCATGAAGCGGCGGCTGACGCTGGCGCGTGCATTGATCAATGACCCGCATCTGCTGGTAATGGACGAGCCGACGACGGGTCTGGATCCGCACGCGCGCCACCTGATCTGGGAACGTCTGCGAGTTTTGTTGGCCCGTGGCAAGACGATCCTACTGACCACTCACTTCATGGAAGAGGCCGAACGTCTATGCGATCGGCTGTGTGTGCTGGAGGATGGACGCAAGATCGCCGAAGGCAAACCGCAAGCGTTGATCGACGAAAAGGTCGGATGCAACGTGATTGAGATCTATGGCGGTCATCCGCAAGAGCTGCGCGAGATACTGAAGCCCTATGTACGTCACCTGGAAGTGAGCGGAGAGACGCTGTTTTGCTATGCGCAATATCCCGAGCAGGTGCGCATCCAGCTGCGCGGGCGAGCGGGTCTGCGCATTCTGCAGCGTCCGGCAAATCTCGAGGACGTGTTCATGCGCCTGACCGGACGCGAGATGGAGAAATGAGTGATGAGTGAAGGTTATGCGGGGGTCCTGCCCGCTAACGCCTACAACTGGGTCGCGGTATGGCGTCGAAATTGCCTGGCATGGAGGAAAGTTGCGCTTGCGTCGGTTCTCGGCAACCTCGCAGATCCTATAACCCATCTTTTTGGCCTTGGCTTCGGCCTCGGTCTCATCGTCGGGCCCGTTGAGGGAACTTCCTACATCGCATTTTTGGCTGCGGGCATGGTTGCGACCAGCGCCATGACTGCCGCAACGTTTGAAACCATGTATGCAACCTTTGCTCGCATGGATGCCAATCGTACCTGGGAAGCAATCCTGTCCACACAGCTTACGCTTGGCGATATCGTTTTAGGCGAATTGGTTTGGGCGGCCAGCAAATCCGTTCTTGCCGGGACGGCAATCGGGCTTGTCGCTGCCACGCTTGGCTATGCGTCTTGGCTTTCCATTTTCTATGCGATGCCGACCGTCGCGCTTACTGGGCTTGTATTCGCCAGCCTGGCAATGGTCGTCATATCTCTTGCGCCAAGTTACGACTACTTCGTGTTTTACCAGACGCTTGTCCTTACCCCTATGGTGTTTCTGTGTGGCGCGGTGTTTCCGATGAGCCAACTGCCTGGCTCATTTCAGCACTTCGCCGACTTGTTGCCGCTAGCGCATTCGGTCGACCTCATTCGCCCCGCGATGCTAGAGCGCGAGGCTGGCGGCGCTTTGTTTCATGTAGGTGCGCTTTGCATATACGCGGTGTTGCCCTTCTTCGTATCGACCGCACTGTTGCGGCGCCGGCTGCTGCGTTGAGGGAAAGAACTAAGATAACCGGGAGAATCCAGCTGATGCAGTCGCACCGTGCTCTCTGATGAGTCGGACAAGGCCCGACCTGCGATGGCAGCAGTTGCAA of the Bradyrhizobium quebecense genome contains:
- the nodU gene encoding nodulation protein NodU; its protein translation is MRICGIKLTHDGAIAVVEDRRLVFCTEQEKRGNNPRYQSIDNLDAVVLALAEHGLDPRDIDQFVIDGGDGERESQFLVLSGAVPIALKGAPYVERRAEGLLDCVDGFGLILASKVFPYKSYPHVTGHVASAYSTSPFAVSGRPAFCLVWDGWISPRLYYVEPQGGRLVGCLFPMIGHAYAVAGLHFGPYRRPNRTNSDLGIAGKLMAYVALGSANESIVAVFQELYDRRFAADTQQARRYRADINNAEASLAAMHDFFEASRLRLMAERAEDVLASFHVFLERLLIREIAMVLLRHSSLPGARNLCIAGGCGLNIKWNSALRATGLFDDVWVPPFPNDSGSAIGAACSALAAQDGFVPLEWSVYSGPALQASEVPPEWEAAPCSLRDLAAILADNEPVIFLSGCAELGPRALGGRSILAAATSPAMKDRLNDIKRREYFRPVAPICLEDRAPEIFNPGTPDPYMLFDHQTRAEWRDKVAAVVHLDGSARLQTISRNSSHKIAELLVEFEKLTGIPLLCNTSANVHGRGVFPDVAAACQWGRVEHVWCDGLLWTKTVVETPSSAQRLLPT
- the nodI gene encoding nodulation factor ABC transporter ATP-binding protein NodI, which translates into the protein MNMSTVAIDIAGVKKSFGGKIIVNELSFSVARGECFGLLGPNGAGKSTIARMLLGMIAPDEGKVTVLDEPVPARARVARVRIGVVPQFDNLELGFTVRENLVVFGRYFGMSARKIEALLPSLLEFARLESKVDVRVAELSGGMKRRLTLARALINDPHLLVMDEPTTGLDPHARHLIWERLRVLLARGKTILLTTHFMEEAERLCDRLCVLEDGRKIAEGKPQALIDEKVGCNVIEIYGGHPQELREILKPYVRHLEVSGETLFCYAQYPEQVRIQLRGRAGLRILQRPANLEDVFMRLTGREMEK
- a CDS encoding ABC transporter permease; translation: MSEGYAGVLPANAYNWVAVWRRNCLAWRKVALASVLGNLADPITHLFGLGFGLGLIVGPVEGTSYIAFLAAGMVATSAMTAATFETMYATFARMDANRTWEAILSTQLTLGDIVLGELVWAASKSVLAGTAIGLVAATLGYASWLSIFYAMPTVALTGLVFASLAMVVISLAPSYDYFVFYQTLVLTPMVFLCGAVFPMSQLPGSFQHFADLLPLAHSVDLIRPAMLEREAGGALFHVGALCIYAVLPFFVSTALLRRRLLR